A single Luteitalea sp. DNA region contains:
- a CDS encoding fimbria/pilus periplasmic chaperone has protein sequence MGSMCSVRRQPRRTQSRPAPIRQRLPQLSLFDMGPGRSAAGGLIMLLGLVPLAYSAGQSGGQLQAGPTLLEIGPKVAATRLLLGNTGDAPVAAQVRVYAWRQSDGEDRLVPSDQVVVSPPIVELPAGREQVVRVVRLGPPASGRDHCYRIIVDELPRAERAEGNRVKLRMRYVLPLFVRAAEASTPALTCTIDAGGVLLMCENSGGRAAQLGASRLLDDETQVLNLSEGLFGYVLPGSRRVWSLAAHRPALKGQTLRLETRLNGHPAKLAVDRAP, from the coding sequence ATGGGTTCGATGTGTTCGGTCAGACGGCAGCCGCGCAGAACCCAAAGCCGGCCGGCACCTATACGTCAACGATTACCGCAACTGTCACTTTTTGATATGGGCCCAGGCCGATCCGCTGCCGGTGGGCTGATCATGCTCCTTGGGCTGGTACCGCTCGCCTATTCTGCCGGCCAGAGCGGTGGTCAGCTGCAGGCTGGGCCCACGCTGCTGGAGATCGGCCCGAAAGTCGCCGCGACTCGGCTCCTGTTGGGAAACACGGGTGATGCGCCGGTCGCCGCGCAAGTGCGCGTGTACGCTTGGCGCCAGTCGGACGGTGAGGACCGGTTGGTCCCCAGCGATCAGGTGGTGGTGAGCCCGCCGATCGTGGAGTTACCGGCTGGTCGCGAGCAGGTGGTGCGGGTCGTGCGTCTGGGACCGCCTGCATCCGGTCGCGATCACTGCTACCGCATCATCGTCGATGAGTTGCCGCGCGCGGAGCGCGCCGAGGGCAACAGGGTCAAGCTGCGAATGCGCTATGTGTTACCGCTGTTTGTCCGCGCCGCGGAGGCGAGCACTCCGGCTCTCACCTGCACGATCGACGCGGGAGGCGTCCTACTTATGTGCGAGAACAGCGGCGGCCGCGCCGCCCAGCTTGGTGCTTCTCGTCTGCTCGACGATGAAACGCAGGTCCTGAACCTGAGCGAGGGCCTGTTTGGTTACGTTCTGCCTGGCAGCCGCAGGGTCTGGAGCCTTGCCGCACACCGCCCAGCGTTGAAGGGCCAGACGCTGCGGCTGGAAACCCGTCTCAATGGCCATCCCGCGAAGCTCGCCGTGGATCGGGCGCCCTAA